One Struthio camelus isolate bStrCam1 chromosome 28, bStrCam1.hap1, whole genome shotgun sequence genomic region harbors:
- the TIMELESS gene encoding protein timeless homolog isoform X4 — MDLYMMNCELLATCSALGYLEGDVYHKEPDCLESVKDLIRYLRHEDETRDIRQQLGAAQILQNDLLPILVQYPQDKVLFDAVVRLMVNLTQPALLCFGKVPQDATSRHHFLQVVSYLQAYKEAFASEKVFGVLSEKLYDMLQLDWEQRQEEDTLLIERILLLVRNVLHVPPDPTEEQGVDGDASTHDRVLWALHISGMDDLLKFLASSQTEQQWALHVLEIISLMFRDQNPEQLAAVGQGRSAAERGEDTEELETLRQRELAERRSRALQRPSRHSRFGGSYIIQGLKAIGDRDVVFHKGLHNLKSYSHDLGKEVRRVPKRRLAAREAEPPRRSARNVRLFLREFCQDFLEGCYNHLMYLVKDQLIREKAQQHDETYYLWATAFFMAFNRSLRFRPELVSETVGIRAFHFIEQNLTSYYEMALMDKKEAATWARRMHLALKAYQELLRTVQEMDRSPEQAVRDSSQIIKNNIFYLMEYRELFLALFRKFDETKQPRSFLRDLVETAHLFLRMLERFCRGRAGLVVQSKRVRRKKKPRAPAALTAQPPTPEELEDLWTSLAPQLQACVQGEVPLPEDVVPFDAASETPVEEQRAEAMLRIQDCLLGGRAPEALRLLRSAREVWPEGDVFGPTGVEPSEETKLLHEILFAPLPRHAPPEAEEPEELEEEEEEEEETVRVSEKEFNFLDYLKQFARAPVIRAYVVLLRSYAQNSAHTNHCVARMLHRLACDLHMEALLFQLSLFSLFNRLLSDPCAGAYQELVTLAKFILGKFFALAATNKKAYVELLFWKSPAVTREMAEGYSSLQEGEGASTRKAPAWTPQEERELRELYWKYKEVEGEDIIANILAHLQAPGRTRRQVVNQLVRLGLANSVKDFPRERKGTRIVLWTQEQELELERLFEEFQGTDDVLGNIMKNLTARRSRARVVEKLLGLGLVSERKELYKKRRRKGHALLADEMEPLGAPARDSSAEEGDSDEEEEEEDGAEEGPMEEHWVPEDGAGQGLAQRLRQEGLAGPLQWLENYLKRTAGDREEDGVSHPVPLVPLSEENEDAMEDRRFQALLRKLGVRPPASEQESFWRIPATLTPQQLRRAAASLARQGPEPEGSPGQLSAPQHPQGPAPEQPPASPGSDLESAEPGPVPAQAGTKRRWQVHSDDEDTASLGAGPGPAGPCVEEDEVLQPPSRRKRVRRVEEEEEEEED, encoded by the exons ATGGACTTGTACATGATGAACTGCGAGCTGCTGGCCACCTGCAGCGCCCTGGGCTACCTCGAAGGGGACGTCTACCACAAGGAGCCCGACTGCCTGG AGAGTGTGAAGGACCTCATCCGGTACTTGCGCCATGAGGACGAGACCCGGGACATCCGGCAGCAGCTGGGGGCGGCCCAGATCCTGCAGAACGACCTGCTGCCCATCCTGGTGCAGTACCCGCAGGACAAGGTGCTCTTCGACGCCGTGGTCAG gcTCATGGTGAACCTGACGCAGCCGGCTCTGCTCTGCTTCGGCAAAGTGCCCCAAGATGCCACCTCCCGCCACCACTTTCTGCAGGTCGTGTCCTACCTGCAGGCCTACAAAGAG GCTTTTGCTAGTGAGAAAGTTTTCGGGGTGCTCAGTGAGAAGCTCTATGACATGCTGCAACTG GACTGGGAGCAGCGGCAGGAGGAAGACACGCTGCTCATCGAGAGGATCTTGCTGCTGGTGCGCAATGTGCTGCATGTGCCCCCGGACCCCACGGAGGAGCAG GGCGTGGATGGTGACGCCAGCACCCATGACCGGGTGCTCTGGGCCCTGCACATCAGTGGCATGGACGACCTGCTCAAGTTCCTGGCCAGCTCGCAGACTGAGCAGCAGTGGGCCCTCCACGTCCTCGAGATCATCTCCCTCATGTTCCGCGACCAA aacCCCGAGCAGCTGGCCGCGGTGGGGCAGGGCCGCTCAGCCGCTGAGCGCGGCGAGGACACGGAGGAGCTGGAGACCCTGCGGCAGCGGGAGCTGGCGGAGAGGAGGAGCCGAGCGCTGCAGCGCCCATCCAG GCACTCCCGCTTTGGTGGCTCCTACATCATCCAGGGCCTGAAGGCAATTGGGGACCGGGACGTTGTTTTTCACAAGGGCCTGCACAAT CTGAAGAGCTACAGCCACGACCTGGGCAAGGAGGTGCGGAGGGTGCCCAAGCGCCGGCTGGCGGCCCgcgaggccgagccgccccggcgCTCTGCCCGCAACGTCCGGCTCTTCCTGCGCGAGTTTTGCCAGGACTTTCTGGAGGGCTGCTACAACCACCTCATGTACCTGGTCAAG GACCAGCTGATTCGGGAGAAGGCTCAGCAGCACGATGAGACCTACTACCtatgggctacagccttctttaTGGCCTTCAATCGGAGCCTGCGGTTCCGGCCAGAGCTGGTGTCGGAGACGGTGGGAATCCGCGCCTTCCACTTCATTGAGCAGAACCTCACCTCCTACTACGAGATGGCACTGATGGACAAGAAGGAGGCTGCGACCTGGGCCCGCAG GATGCACCTGGCCCTGAAGGCCTACCAGGAGCTGCTGCGGACGGTGCAGGAGATGGACCGTTCGCCTGAGCAGGCCGTGCGGGATAGCAGCCAGATCATCAAGA ATAACATCTTCTACCTGATGGAGTACCGGGAGCTCTTCCTTGCCCTCTTCCGCAAGTTCGATGAGACGAAGCAGCCGCGCAGCTTCTTGCGGGACCTGGTGGAGACAGCCCATCTCTTCCTCCGCATGCTAGAGCGCTTCTGCCGGGGACGTGCGGGCCTTGTCGTGCAG AGCAAGCGTGtgcggaggaagaagaagccaCGAGCCCCCGCAGCCCTGACAGCGCAGCCTCCCACCCCTGAGGAGCTGGAGGATCTCTGGACAAGCCTGGCTCCGCAGCTCCAGGCCTGTGTGCAG GGCGAGGTGCCTCTCCCTGAGGATGTGGTGCCCTTTGATGCTGCATCGGAGACGCCAGTGGAGGAGCAGCGCGCGGAGGCCATGCTACGGATTCAGGACTGCCTGCTCGGCGGCCGGGCCCCCGAGGCGCTGAGGCTGCTCCGCTCTGCCAG ggaaGTGTGGCCCGAAGGAGATGTGTTTGGCCCCACTGGTGTGGAGCCATCTGAAGAGACGAAGCTCCTGCATGAGATCCTCTTTGCTCCCCTGCCCC GGCATGCGCCCCCTGAGGCTGAGGAGCCTGAGGAgcttgaggaagaggaggaggaggaagaagagactgTACGAGTCTCGGAGAAGGAGTTCAACTTCTTAGACTACCTCAAGCA GTTCGCCAGAGCCCCCGTGATCCGGGCCTACGTGGTGCTGCTGCGCAGCTACGCCCAGAACAGCGCCCACACCAACCACTGCGTCGCCCGCATGCTGCACCGCCTGGCCTGCGACCTGCACATGGAGGCCCTGCTCTTCCagctctccctcttctccctcttcaaCCGCCTGCTCAGTGACCCCTGTGCTGGTGCCTACCAG GAGCTGGTGACTCTGGCCAAGTTCATCCTGGGCAAGTTCTTCGCGCTGGCAGCTACCAACAAGAAGGCCTACGTAGAGCTGCTCTTCTGGAAGAGCCCAGCGGTCACCCGCGAGATGGCTGAGGGCTACAGCTCGCTGcaggagggcgaggg GGCCAGCACACGGAAGGCCCCAGCCTGGACTCCCCAGGAGGAACGGGAGCTGCGAGAGCTTTACTGGAAGTACAAGGAGGTGGAAG GGGAGGACATCATTGCAAACATCCTGGCCCACCTGCAGGCGCCTGGGCGCACGCGGAGACAAGTTGTGAACCAGCTGGTGCGGCTGGGGCTGGCCAACAGCGTCAAGGACTTCCCACGGGAGAG GAAGGGCACCCGCATCGTGCTGTGgacgcaggagcaggagctggagctggagcggcTCTTTGAGGAGTTCCAGGGCACAGATG ATGTCCTGGGCAACATCATGAAGAACCTGACAGCCAGGCGGTCCCGGGCCCGCGTGGTGGAgaagctgctggggctggggctggtgtcGGAGCGCAAGGAACTGTACAAGAAACGCAGGAGGAAGGGCCATGCCCTCCTGGCG GATGAGATGGAGCCCTTGGGGGCACCCGCCCGGGACAGCTCAGCAGAGGAGGGCGACAgtgacgaggaggaggaggaagaggacggtgCTGAGGAAGGCCCCATGGAGGAGCACTGGGTGCCTGAAGacggggctgggcagggactgGCACAGCGTCTGAGGCAGGAAG gcctggctgggcctctGCAGTGGCTGGAGAACTACTTGAAGCGGACGGCTGGGGACCGCGAGGAGGACG GCGTGTCCCACCCGGTGCCCTTGGTGCCGCTCTCGGAGGAGAACGAGGACGCTATGGAGGACAGGCGCTTCCAGGCCCTGCTGCGGAAGCTGGGGGTCCGGCCCCCTGCCAGCGAGCAG GAGTCCTTCTGGCGCATCCCGGCCACCCTCACGCCCCAGCAGCTCCGCCGTGCGGCTGCCTCCCTCGCCCGCCAAGGACCTGAGCCCGAGGGATCCCCGGGACAGCTCTCGGCACCGCAGCATCCCCAGGGGCCAGCTCCAG AGCAGCCACCGGCTTCGCCGGGATCGGACTTGGAGAG TGCTGAGCCGGGCCCGGTCCCGGCACAGGCGGGCACCAAGCGGAGGTGGCAGGTGCACAGTGACGACGAGGACACTGCAAGCCTGG GTGCTGggccaggccctgctgggccctgtGTGGAGGAGGATGAGGtgctgcagccccccagcaggcgGAAGCGGGTTCGCcgcgtggaggaggaggaagaggaagaggaggactga